The DNA region TGGAACAATTTTATAAACAGGAGTTTATGTATGTTAGTAATAATATTACTGCACATAATAAAAAACCGCAAGAACAGGAAAATCAGGGAAGACAAACAGGGTGGATGGACTTTCATAGAAACCTTGATTGTCATAGGTATCATCCTGGTTTTGACATCCTCTGTAGGCTTCATGGCGGTAAAGTACCTGGACCGGGCCAAGGTTGTTACCGCCCGCAGCCAGATAGAAACTCTGGCACTATCGGTGGACGCCTACTTTTTCGACTGCGGCCAGTACCCCCAGGACACACAGGGGCTTTCCGCACTCTGGGAAAAGCCCAAAACAGGAACCGTCCCCGTTTTCTGGAATGGCCCCTACATTAACAAACCCCTGCCAAAGGATCCCTGGGGTAACGACTATGAGTACCTCATCCCGGGATACAAGGGTATGCCCTACGGCATTCGTTCTCTGGGCGGAGACGGCTGC from Treponema primitia ZAS-2 includes:
- the gspG gene encoding type II secretion system major pseudopilin GspG, giving the protein MLVIILLHIIKNRKNRKIREDKQGGWTFIETLIVIGIILVLTSSVGFMAVKYLDRAKVVTARSQIETLALSVDAYFFDCGQYPQDTQGLSALWEKPKTGTVPVFWNGPYINKPLPKDPWGNDYEYLIPGYKGMPYGIRSLGGDGCEGGTGNEADLCSWE